The sequence TCCACAATAATGTAAGAGTATAAAAATTAAGTCTATTTCTGTAACTTATACaaaaaaagatagttttttccCTCGTTAACATTACCCTGTGATACAGTACAAGGgaagtttgtagcgctacggccaagcgtcctaatttgcttattatcgctccgactgttaccttgtatagaataaaaacgtttggaaatggtctacagaacttaaatatgttgtgtaagggggggtctgggggggcgcagcccccctgggtaaggatacggctcctagcataggttaggtaggttttttaagttagcttgtcctgtcgtactcgtaggtaaggaaactgttgtgtatgagggggggggggggggtccggggggggggggggtccggggggggggggggggggtccgggggggcgaagcccccctgggtaaggatacggcctttagcataggttaggtgtgttttttttaagttagcttctcccgccaaaatcgtttttaaaacgacggccacagttcagaatattcccgttttctacgggatctggccgtcaccctacaaaggcccCCAGTACAATAATATCATAAAATCACAAAATTGAAGAACCAAGGAACAAAACCAGCTTAGGTCAGAGGTCATGAAGTGAATATTGGTTGACACAGGTAgggttatatataaatatcattgttCTGTGGCCTACAACCTTTGTCAAGAAGTCATTAAGTATGAAGAGGTAAGCCATATCACATATATAGGCCTGACTTCAGAACAACGATATTTCAACACATTAGACCAAGTCTAAAAGACTAAAGCTACTCACCATAGATTGATTCAAGTCTTGTAGGTAATTAAACGTCATTAAATAGCGTTAAATCATTGCACACTTAATATAAATAAGACTTTCATAACGTTTTGAGGAAGTATTTTACAAACGTTCATTGACAGACTatttgttttggatgacgtcacCAGACAAGGATTCTGAAGGAGAGAAGCCAAAGGACTATCAAATACAACAGCGCATTCTATTGGTATCAATGTGAAATATGTcctgtatttatgtgtatgaatgtgtatgtatgtaagtatattattatagaacaggaAAAACTTTACTAGTAAAGAAATGTGGATCCCTGTTTTCTTCGAATTTGACACTTATTACCTGCGCAAATTAATACTTAATAGCATATAGGCCTACGGTAATTTACCGCAGAATGAGataatattaagagtaaaattAATGTAGTGTCACTAGAACTCAGGGGTAAACCCTATTATACAAACTGACCAGTTGAAAATCTGTTCTCAAAATGATTCTTTCCAACATTTCAGTCTATTATACTTAGGAGTGAGGCTGCCCATTCACTGGCGACTGAATCTGTGAGATGAgatcaaagtgggcggagtttcagcatGCGTTCATCTTGATCCTCCAAtctgattttttgggctcaagccatgacgtcctgatggaaggttccttcagtagcatcctagggcctgaaaggctgaactagaatagacgggagggtccatcaggacgtcatggctatctcaaaatccgttatatggatCTAATTGCTACAATCAATTGTTCATTCAGATCTACAGGAGgtcatttacagacagatgtaacTGCTTGTTGTTTGTGGCTGGGTGAGTCAACCTGGTCAGTCTCCATATCAGAAACAATGTCTGAGATTTGGGTGGACTATAACCTAagatattgtcatgtactgtaaaaatatttgacccagaggtcatcgcacatgtagaattcaagtggtGGCCATTTTGGAATCCAATATGTTGACTAATtcataaagatacacaatgcaaattgtaaccatcggattcctttcctcccaaaacatacatttgggcACCAGAGtagagtcaatagcagcattagacccaaagataatcgacaATGTAGATTTCAAACAACGCCCATTTTGAATTACAATATGGCAGACTTGAAGAGAGAATTCATGATGCTTGAATCACAATATGCACAATCCTATTGACATTTCGAGCTAAACCTTCCCAATACGAAGTTTTTAGGATTATTCCTGTTATTGATATTAAAACGTTGTGAAGATGCTGTAGTGTTATTAGGAGCAGAACTGACTCTGTACTCCACAAAAAAGAGAATACTGCGTTCTTCTACCAGAAAATTCTTCTCGAGatgacctgtgtgtgtgtgtgtgtgtgtgtagattgccatgcatatagcatgacacgggctcttgcctttgggcagcccgtaagaggattgggtttgtaaaaaggtatactccaaggagtaaaatttgtattagtaaaaggaatgttaggtaaaattaggaaaaggaatgtcaggttagggataggtaaaggaaatgatatgtaaggatgataaatgagtgatggaatggaatggaatggtacaagacgtgacaaggggtagatagtaacccgaaaagggggactcccttttaggtccacgaaagaaagtttttagtcagaggataaagtattgatagtagtaagtcccagtaagtaaaagagactgggagaggagtgaaggaatttttagtaggagagtaaaggagtaggtttaaacaaagaggcttattcctgctcttgtgatggaaaggggggagggggcaaaactgtgctgcgctcggtcagctggcacgagaaaggccccctaaggatatgGATGGAAGTGGAATTATGAGGAAAAAAAGGATAAAGGAGATAGGAAAAGcaggagctgtttccttatgaggaagacagccccGCAATAACTATTCTCCTTCTAGGATTTTGGATTAAAACAGGATGGATTGAGGGATAAAAAGGATGCATATGAGGGTTTTAAGCTAAAAGCTATATCCCCTCTCTGGACCTGGATTGGAGGTTAGTAAGGATAGCAGGGGACTGTGAGGGGTTAGAGGTTAAGGATAGGATTTTGGTAAGGATGTGGATGGCAATGGGAACAAGTTCAGATAAGGTGAGTGACTCAATTTGTTGAGTcaaggatgtaggttgaggagggGAGGTTGCAGGTTGTGAAGTTGAAGCTGCTTGCAATGAAATTGCAGGTGAAGATACAGGAACAGTGGGTGCCTGGTTTTGCTTTGCAGATGCAGAAGCTGGAGCAGTGGTAGGCTGTCGTTGTCTTCTTTGGCGAGGAGGTCGTTGTCCCTTAGGTTTTTGAGGTGAAACTGGTTTGTTGTTTTTAGGAGAACTGGAGCCCTTCATTGCGGCAATTCTCCTAAGGCGTTCAGGGCACCGCTTGTTCCAGGCATGATGTGGTTTGGAACAATTTCGGCACTTTGGGCGAGTTTCTTGTCCATTCTTGTGGGCCTGGATACATATTTCAGTGTTGTGGCGTTGGCTACAAACACCACAGAAAGCAGGGCTTTTACAGTCCTCCTTGTGATGGCCATAGCGTTGACAGTGGTAGCAGCGAAGAGGCTCAGGTGTGTACTCTTGAATTGGAAACGTCCCCCATACTCCAAGATCCAGTGATGAAGGCACaggacctatgaaggtggctaaAAGCCTCCTGACAGGGACGTTTTCACGAGTTGTGCAGCGGTCAGCTGTTTCTATATTGCTGCAGGATGTAACAATGGAGATTGGCATAGTAGTAGGATATCTTGAAATGATTGCCTTTCTTCTGTTTAAGGCAGGGTCTAGAAGAGTAAGATCTGGGACTTCTTGAAGGTGCTTGGCGGTTTCCAAATCTTTGGGAGTGATGATTAAGTCACCCTTACGATTTGGTCTAGCTGAGAGTTTAATGCCAGGTTTGACAGCCATGGCAGTAACTGCTGCATAGGATGTGGAGTTGTTGGAGAGTCTAAACTTTGGAAGAGGTAACTGAGATTCTTGCTGGGTAGGTGGAGAGCTGACGACTTCAGCAATGTTTTCCTGAGTAGGTGGAGAGCTGACAACTTCAGTAATATCTTCCTGGGTAAGGGGAGAGCTGACAACTTCAGCAATGTCTTCTTGGGTAGGTGAAAAGCTGACAACTTCAGCAATATCTTCTTGTGTAGGTGGAAGGCTGACAACTTCAGCAACGTCTTCTTGTGTAGGTGGAGGGCTGACAACTTCAGCAATGACTTCCTGGGTAGGTGGCCGGTTGATAAACTCAGCATAGGCTTCCTTGGTAGCAGGTGAATTTTGGATATAATTGACCAAAGCATGCTGTAGTGCATCTCCAAGAACAGACATCCAGTTGCAGTTCGATGGTTGTGCCCCCTGAGGCACTACCTCCATGGCAGTGGAGGAGGACGGTGCTGGAGAAGGAAGGTAGGCTGCAACAGGTGCTGTCTGTGAAGGTGACATAAATGATGAGGAATCCATGGGAGCTGTTGAAGATTGTTCAGGGCACTCTTCTTCAGAATCAGAGTCGTAATTAGATGCAGAACGTTCGCTCTGTTGTTGATATTATGCAAGGATCATTTGGGATGCAATATTACAAGAATTGCAACTACATCTGATGTTGTGGTAGGGAGCTGAGCGGTCTTGAATATGTTCAGAGGTGATTCCAGGCAAGGTAAATAGCTCAATTCTTTTGTGTTTGTACTGGTTGCATTGGGTACAGTTGCATTCCCCATGATAAAGGGACTTGCAATGGCGCACCTCTCCATAGAGAGACCATGCCCAATTACCAAGAATGGTAACGGAcatggttgaactctacgggaatcactaTGAAATTTTCGGTAGGTTACGATGATTATAATCCAGGGGAGTTGTTCACAGCACCGAGTCTAAGCGAATACTGTCGAGATGACCGTGGAAAGTTTAGTACTAGTCAGAACGACATTTACAACTAACAgagaaggaaacaagaatataatcTATTCTGATTTTTTCCATGATTTCAATTTTAAAAGCATCAAATatgtagtattttatatatatttttatttatatttatcaaaattaatgttttcagCTTCAGACTACTTCTTCACTCAATAATGGTAGATTAAGATACTCGCAGTCATTCTTTTTCATCGTATAGATATGAAAATCTGCAATGATCCTTCTGTATATCCTTTCAAATGACACGACTTTGTATTTGAAGGGAAAAGTTTATGGAACTGGAGATATTCATCAGtttttataatcatataataaaagtaataataatttcatatcaaaactGGTCTTAGTCTCTCTTCAATTGATTGTGGATTTCAATCTACCATTATCGAGAGAAgatataataaaagattaaaataagatattttaataacagtaacaccattaaagtagataattcttatataaagtataataacCTAAATAAGAGTCAGAGAAATATGATAGTATGTTGTACCCGAGTATACTTTAGAGATAGATTGTGTTGTGACCCatttcagaatctgcaccgtgttggaatattctcacttggcgctgcgcaatgtgaagattcccagatcgcgcgaccaagttggaatcgcaTTTAGGTTACTGTttagtgaaacagattcacgtaaataggcCGACTGACTcttttaccttatatggcaataggtgtgttaacagtataaGGTTCTATATGTGATCTCCTCGTCGtctatgcagtgatcaggccattatttaaagtcaggtcattatgtgtgtgttTCATTTGTTTCCAAGGCGTCTTAGTTATTGTggtatggaattgccacccctatctgtcactgtgtttaggccacttaaaattgttgaatgtcagcctctaattcacaaacaatggggagggtgttgtagttaattaactaatatcattttctttatgcatttgatatttttttaacagtgtgaatgttaatttcataatgattcagagcacctttaacacactatcaattgtcataaattacaaatgattttttgttgcaatcataaccacatcttgatgttgggaagtcaagaaaggatataCAATCTTCTGGTAGTCTCTCACATTAAATGTAATGCAATTAGTCTTTAACAAACCAACAAACATTCATCACATTACAGCAAACATACAAGAACACTCAGATCATGCACATACAGTACAACCTTTCTGTAATGGACACCTCAATTCATATATCCACCATTCATGCAATCTTCAACTATCTATTGCTATAAATTACTATGTAACTAACACGCAAATACTTATCCAATATAACTCCCTTCTCATTCTATTCTGAGATTGTTAAAAATGCATTTAATATATTACCAGAATCCGTCAATTTCCATCGTTTTATTTTAACATTGATCATTGaaatcagtaataataacaaaCTCACAATGAGAGGCACTTTTGTATCATTTGATAGCAAATTAAAGCAATGCCTGGGTTCAACAATCCTTGCATATTTCCTCTAACcagaaaatacttatatattatacacaatctATCTAAATTGTGCTTTATTTAGGCGTCAACACCCTTagggaacccaacactgcatttcaactttgccgcacaaagtaagaattctaacatcgcgcaacccgattcggaatcggcgcagattccaacatagcgcggaacattgactctgtgccattcataatccctgcagaattgccatctgcagttctctgaatacttcttgcagtgtctgttctcattgtataagtgagtccatgcccagacacctaaatagaagacagacatggcaggcacagatgggagactggtgtcccctgtgccgggtaagctgggTGGGGGGTAACTTGGTGTCCAATGTGCATTGCTacgggccaacgcaagagcccgtgtccagcacaaggttGGGAAATCTAACAAGTaagcaagcaagtccaatgtgccggcaggcacagacgggagcctggtgtcccctgtgccggtgtaacggtctggttttccccccgtccgaaattccccccgggggaaatatggcccaggatatatatccccccgggggaactttgtcccaggataatattcccccttctgggccaagattccccctttgcttggtggaggtaaccattatttttttttttcgtttgccatggaaatcaatttcaatgggatttcatagaaaagctgcacaaattgcaagacaatgaagggttacatttaggcaataaattgaggtcacaacatattgcgtggataaaaagaacaatgaattttaagcgtgctgctcagtttcttaagtgaatccgtatcaaaccccatgcaatattgcttagaaaacaaacttgctgatttcgaagaatgtgagggaacaatcaaattctttagtatatatatcctcaattcaagaaatttgtgcagacgtaactatAAACctccaaatgcaaaaaaaaaaaaaaaaaaaaaaaaaaaaaatgccggtttGTTTAaggaatttatgatgaaggctgatattgggatagtccaaggggttgtgacctgcgaaggtttgtgacctgggaagggggtccgggggcttgcccccggctaggggctgtgacctgggaagggggtccgggggcttgcccccggctaggggttgtgacctgggaactactaggttaggttaggtaggtttgttaggttctgtaccattttacaaatctcaaatgtgttaaattatcatgtttggcctatgttcagccatttacatgatccatatgttttaccaactggttaccttgttcttatttaattcatcaaaatagtttatctgtatgggagggtgggggagaaatggcctagggggggaaaaatatcctagggctgaaattccccccgggggaataacagcccgggctgcttttcccgggggggaaatcgatcctaggctaattttcccggggggaatttcagccaggggggaaaaatttcctgctacaccgggtaAGCTGGTACTAGCACTGGCAGAgagtctgggaactgagctgagattgcattgccttatgcaaggcacgggctcttgcttgtaagactcttctatgcttgcttgttagattgtccagccttgtgctactatgggtggagagggagttatgcatatatggtcagtctcaagggcattgtccttcagttaaggtattattactgtctcttgcctctgcaactCATGAATTGCCTTTGAACCTTAAGGACAGGGATgaagttgcataggcccatgctcttgagagagagagagagagagagagagagagagagagagagagagagagagagagagagagagagagagagagagatgcttctaatTCTCGGTTCTTTTTTTGGTGCGaagattttccctgattgcacatcaacctttCAAGTTgaaatagctgtatatatatatatatatatatatatatatatatatatatatatatatatatatatatatatatatatatatatatatatatatatatatatatatatatatatatatatatatatatatatatatattcaatataaaataaacatatatag comes from Palaemon carinicauda isolate YSFRI2023 chromosome 3, ASM3689809v2, whole genome shotgun sequence and encodes:
- the LOC137631625 gene encoding uncharacterized protein gives rise to the protein MDSSSFMSPSQTAPVAAYLPSPAPSSSTAMEVVPQGAQPSNCNWMSVLGDALQHALVNYIQNSPATKEAYAEFINRPPTQEVIAEVVSPPPTQEDVAEVVSLPPTQEDIAEVVSFSPTQEDIAEVVSSPLTQEDITEVVSSPPTQENIAEVVSSPPTQQESQLPLPKFRLSNNSTSYAAVTAMAVKPGIKLSARPNRKGDLIITPKDLETAKHLQEVPDLTLLDPALNRRKAIISRYPTTMPISIVTSCSNIETADRCTTRENVPVRRLLATFIGPVPSSLDLGVWGTFPIQEYTPEPLRCYHCQRYGHHKEDCKSPAFCGVCSQRHNTEICIQAHKNGQETRPKCRNCSKPHHAWNKRCPERLRRIAAMKGSSSPKNNKPVSPQKPKGQRPPRQRRQRQPTTAPASASAKQNQAPTVPVSSPAISLQAASTSQPATSPPQPTSLTQQIESLTLSELVPIAIHILTKILSLTSNPSQSPAILTNLQSRSREGI